A single genomic interval of Eurosta solidaginis isolate ZX-2024a chromosome 3, ASM4086904v1, whole genome shotgun sequence harbors:
- the angel gene encoding LOW QUALITY PROTEIN: protein angel (The sequence of the model RefSeq protein was modified relative to this genomic sequence to represent the inferred CDS: inserted 1 base in 1 codon) — MFRNFSINTNILLYAVKLLENNFKQVVVHSKKYAISRWSKRQTTTSKKMSRTWQRVKGADMITLREGNKIYTLLSYNILAQDLLAEHLYLYIGIEPALLRWDHRLLRLTEEIQHIKPDILCLQEMQFSHLRSLVKHISFKRELEYVFKKKTGHRTDGCAIIYDKSKFRLLAERPVEYYTEEHAVLNRHNVALFAKFAVKNKPEQKFVIATTHLLYNPKRQDVRIAQVEKLLGALQHFSVENENGKDVLLPVVLTGDXNFEPETTPYKLLSKPVRSRYAVQNHEESEASYCGATEDRVDAENMKKEFLRAQGGEDEKIKRLQMTPLDFGKDTASTFQNNWITVDYVLHSTDEYRKKLQIQSIYGLPKINDCIRTGLIPNKYFGSDHYSLAIKFSLL, encoded by the exons ATGTTTAGAAATTTTAGCAtcaatacaaatattttgttGTATGCGGTGAAATTACTAGAAAATAACTTCAAACAAGTGGTAGTACATTCAAAGAAGTACGCAATTAGCAGGTGGAGCAAACGCcaaacaacaacaagcaaaaaaATGAGCCGTACATGGCAGCGCGTAAAGGGAGCTGACATGATAACATTGCGTGAAGGCAATAAAATTTATACATTATTATCATATAATATACTTGCACAAGATTTATTAGCCGAACATTTGTACCTGTATATTGGTATAGAGCCAGCATTGTTGCGTTGGGATCATCGATTGTTACGTTTAACCGAAGAAATACAACACATAAAACCGGATATCCTTTGCTTACAAGAAATGCAATTTAGTCATTTGAGGAGTCTGGTAAAGCATATTAGTTTTAAACGCGAATTAGAATATGTGTTCAAAAAGAAGACTGGCCATCGTACAGATGGTTGTGCCATTATTTATGATAAAAGTAAATTTCGTTTATTAGCAGAACGTCCAGTGGAATATTATACCGAGGAACATGCAGTATTGAATCGTCATAATGTGGCCTTGTTCGCTAAATTCGCCGTTAAAAATAAGCCTGAGCAAAAATTTGTTATAGCCACAACACATCTACTCTATAATCCAAAACGTCAAGATGTACGTATTGCGCAAGTGGAAAAGCTGCTTGGGGCGTTGCAACATTTTTCGGTAGAAAACGAGAATGGTAAAGACGTGCTATTGCCTGTAGTATTAACTGGCG TTAATTTTGAACCTGAAACAACTCCTTATAAGTTATTGTCTAAGCCAGTTCGTTCGCGTTATGCAGTGCAAAATCATGAAGAAAGTGAAGCGTCATATTGTGGCGCTACGGAGGACAGAGTTGACGCAGAAAATATGAAAAAGGAGTTTTTGAGAGCACAAGGTGGTGAGGACGAAAAAATCAAACGCCTACAAATGACACCACTTGACTTCGGTAAGGATACGGCATCAACATTCCAGAACAATTGGATTACTGTTGACTACGTCCTACATTCTACGGATGAATATCGTAAAAAACTACAAATACAATCAATATATGGTCTACCGAAGATAAATGATTGTATACGTACAGGATTAATACCCAATAAGTATTTTGGATCGGATCACTATTCGTTAGCCATCAAATTTTCACtgctttaa